A single region of the Micropterus dolomieu isolate WLL.071019.BEF.003 ecotype Adirondacks linkage group LG18, ASM2129224v1, whole genome shotgun sequence genome encodes:
- the LOC123987307 gene encoding immunoglobulin superfamily member 11-like isoform X2, whose protein sequence is MTSTNMELLPLVCLCLLSLSGPALADEHGVIKVKKGSDVILPCSFSSKEDIMSKLFDWRKDGEKEIFFYDGRVHSNIGRSGQDEQFKGRVSHFQDELKYGNASIIIRNTKLTDSGHYTCDFPDLQQRQRFHIELVVGRVLKDSSEIRTAVIIGGVLGSLAGVFVWYSFYTKRC, encoded by the exons ATGACTTCGACAAACATGGAGCTTCTTCCTCtcgtgtgtctctgtctcctgtctctgtctggaCCAGCGTTGGCTGATGAACACG GGGTCATCAAAGTGAAGAAAGGCAGTGATGTTATTTTACCCTGTTCCTTCAGCAGCAAGGAGGACATTATGTCAAAGCTCTTTGACTGGAGGAAAGATGGTGAGAAGGAGATTTTCTTCTATGATGGACGCGTTCATTCTAATATCGGCCGTTCAGGACAAGATGAGCAGTTCAAAGGTCGCGTCTCACATTTTCAAGATGAGCTGAAGTACGGCAACGcctccatcatcatcagaaacacaaagttgACTGATAGTGGACACTACACCTGTGATTTTCCAGATCTTCAGCAAAGACAAAGATTCCACATTGAGCTTGTTGTTG gTCGTGTCTTAAAAGACAGTTCAG AGATCCGCACTGCAGTGATTATTGGTGGAGTTCTTGGTAGTTTGGCTGGTGTTTTTGTATGGTATAGTTTTTACACCAAGCGTTGCTGA
- the LOC123987307 gene encoding immunoglobulin superfamily member 11-like isoform X1, which translates to MTSTNMELLPLVCLCLLSLSGPALADEHGPGVIKVKKGSDVILPCSFSSKEDIMSKLFDWRKDGEKEIFFYDGRVHSNIGRSGQDEQFKGRVSHFQDELKYGNASIIIRNTKLTDSGHYTCDFPDLQQRQRFHIELVVGRVLKDSSEIRTAVIIGGVLGSLAGVFVWYSFYTKRC; encoded by the exons ATGACTTCGACAAACATGGAGCTTCTTCCTCtcgtgtgtctctgtctcctgtctctgtctggaCCAGCGTTGGCTGATGAACACG GGCCAGGGGTCATCAAAGTGAAGAAAGGCAGTGATGTTATTTTACCCTGTTCCTTCAGCAGCAAGGAGGACATTATGTCAAAGCTCTTTGACTGGAGGAAAGATGGTGAGAAGGAGATTTTCTTCTATGATGGACGCGTTCATTCTAATATCGGCCGTTCAGGACAAGATGAGCAGTTCAAAGGTCGCGTCTCACATTTTCAAGATGAGCTGAAGTACGGCAACGcctccatcatcatcagaaacacaaagttgACTGATAGTGGACACTACACCTGTGATTTTCCAGATCTTCAGCAAAGACAAAGATTCCACATTGAGCTTGTTGTTG gTCGTGTCTTAAAAGACAGTTCAG AGATCCGCACTGCAGTGATTATTGGTGGAGTTCTTGGTAGTTTGGCTGGTGTTTTTGTATGGTATAGTTTTTACACCAAGCGTTGCTGA